TCTTAGAACACAGGTTCAGAGTGCAGATTAGAAGTGAATGaatagatcacactaatattatagaggcgAAAGTtcatgtgtatgtgtgtgtatgtatgtttattactttttcatacaaaaatactaaacggatttggctgaaatttggaatgaagatagataatatcctgaattagcatatatgctactttttatctcgggaaatgaaagagttcccacgggattgtgaAAAACCAGAATctacatggacgaagtcgcgggcaccagctagtataattaaatattaagacTAAAAAAAGATTAGTGAATTTATTACAATGATTGATTACCAGAGGGTACCACGACGAACAATATGTTGCATAAACCACAAAGGATAAACCCCGATGACAGTGAGGCTTTTCTGCCAACCTTAGTGAGTAAAAAACCTCCAACGAAACATCCAGGGATCGCCATAGCACTAGTCAACATGTAGTTTAGGTACATAGTATCTGACAGTCCGGTTGAATTGATGGATAGTCCGTAGTAGATAAATGTTCCCGCGACAAACCACACTGAAGTGGTAAATCCACGTATCAATAAAATAGGAGAGCGTATCACCGTTCGAATAACACCAGCTTGCTTCATCTGAACGTAAAGaacttcattaaaataattgattatGAATAAGTTTCTGAAAGACGGATTACACAAAACATACCCCTGAACGAGGAAGAGGGTGTTGTTGAGGTTTCAATAAAGCTTCCATAGATTTATCActgattgattttttatttaatcttgcTGCAGTTTCTATTATCTTCCTCGCTTCAGCGTACCTTCCCTTAACGAGGAGCCAGCGAATACTTTCAGACAAAAGCCAATAATAAACAAACATGAGTAAGCAAGGAATGTACAGAGACAGATTAGCATATCGCCAAGAACCAATAAGCCAGAACACTCCGCCCATCAATACTTGCCCCAGTGCGTATATTGACGAAAATGCTATACTGACGTAGCGATATTTTGGTCCAATAAGTTCTGTggctaaaaaataataattaaattattaagttgAATAAAACTGGTCCATtcaaatgtattaaaaatgaaCCTATTACCTAAAACATAAGCTGTGGGATAAATACTTGATCCGAATATAGCCTGAATCAGTTGCAATATCATGTACATGGGGTAATTAGTAGAAAAAGCTCTGATCACTCCAACAAGGCCCATTAAGAATATATTGCACACTAAAGCAACCTTGCGGCCAAAACGATCTGAGATGTATCCCGTTAGAGGCAATCCCAGCAACAAGCCGATATTGCCTACTGTGCCTGCTAAAGCGCGAAGCCATTCATTGCATCCAAGATCAAACTAAAACATAAAAGAGCTATGTGATAGAAAAATGCCtttacttttacaagtgttaCGGGTAATATGGTATACGGTAAGTGATGACACAGATTAAGATTGATATTATACTCTGGATAAAGTGAAACCCTTAAAGCCATAGATACCAAAAATTGGTACCGATTAACAagtcaagttttaaaaatattatttgatacTTACATCGTATACTACACTATGATCATTTGCATAGACAAAGTCCTTGCAACTAACGACGGTTGTCTGGTCAAATAGACTGGCAGGACAGTAGTCCAAGGAACCGTTGGTTCCGAAATCAATAGAAGCATATCTGTTACAGCTCGAGAAGCCTGATTTTGTCTCCGGCACAGCGTTCAAGATCCAATCAGGATTGTAAGTAAGCAATTTGCTATTTTCACCACATTCTGGAATTCGACACCTGTAATTGAGTTTTTAATATTGATAATTATATCATCAACTAATATTAGTATTTGAAAGTCGAAATTACTCCAAAAGTAGAGACCGTGAAGAAGTAAGCGTATTGGAGTGTCCATCAGCACGATATGGGCTGACGATTCAAACAGGGTAGtgagaagtggctggatgaggaaatCTAAGGGCCGGGCTTTTGACATTAAGGCTTTTGGACCATATGCCTACAAGctaaagatgatgatgatgatggtgaaaattgtatttattgtagCTATAGTTAAAACTCTTTGAAAATAACACTTCAAAACATCAATATTTCCAAAAGTTCACActttttagataattttattgtattttaatgaCTCTTCAAAATGACATTTAAACCaaaatatagataggtatattgtTATACTGCACCTGTGTGGTATTGCTGCTGTGGCCAGAATGAAATCGTTTCTAGCGGCATTTAACATGATTGGTATTGTTATGATCAAAAGGTATCGCAACTGAAACCAGCCAAATTCACCAAGTTCTTTTCTCAAGAGATCATCACGGTTCACTGGTTTTTCAGATTCACTGCTTGCGCTCTCTTTATCTTGATTCTGTCCAGTAGAATTATTTTCATCATCactatctttatgatttttaggCATTATTCTTAGTGGGTTTTTAGTTCTTAGCTTAATGGAATGAGTTTACACACTAATTATAGCTTATTGAAATGGCTAGAGCCCCCTCAGTGGAGTGTGATTTGTGAATTATCTTGAATAGAAATACTTATGAGATGTGATaagataaagttaattaaatcaaCAATTATGACGACTTAAATAACACAAAGTAACTACTTTGTAACTTAATGAACAGGTTATGTTAACTGGCTCGTAGTTAATAGAAGTACATTAAATGACGATATAGTACACGCACATAGGTATAATGCGATACTTTGCAAAACAATTAATATAACAATTGACAGCGAAGTCGTCCGTACAGTATGGCAGATTGAGTGAAAAGAGAGTGAAATTAGTATGTATGAAACGAACAAAATACAGGTTCAAACTCAtccaataaacaataaattatgtCGGTGTTAGAAAGGATTCACTAGAATAAAAAAATTCCGGACTGTCCATTATACAATGTATAGagcataataatatcaataagaTACAAACAGGATTTGCAAGATTTGAAGCAGAACAATGATCGAAGCGAAGGCGAAGAATACTGCCCTGAGGCATGCTATGTGTGATTAGTAATATTTATACCTTGTGTAAGAATTGTACCTTGACAAACTCGGTTCTTTCTGTCAAATAACTCTCTAAGTGTGAAAGCTGGTTGCTTCGAATTCCATGAGACATGTTTAAACATTACTGAGACTGGGATCGATACGGTGTCAAAAGCTTAGACCGAGTCTAGAAATAatgtttcaaaaaatatattttactatttagaGGTTACTGACAAAGAAAATGATAATAgactagaatagatttttaatggaagaaacttttacaagtgcttttctTCGATATTTTTCGCACTTGAACCGTAGGTACGTAccgtgactgactgacagacaatgCAATTTTGGGCCTGGAGATCTGAAAAGTGGTCATCATAAACAGTAGACCTATGTTAAAATAAGCTTTCTGTTAGTACTTAGCACCTACCATAAACCGCTACGACTATATAGAACCACCATTTTTGTACTTAATAATACAGATATTTACAGAAAGACTTTCTTGAAATTTCTTCTCAAAAGACGCAAGATCGCTATTCGACACTAGGTCATTAGCAGGAGACCTAAGtgtatcaaattttttaaatggACTATAACAGCAGAGTAGCTTCGTCACTCCTATATTAAGCTTCATCTTCTCGACCATCTGGCTTCGCATTTGAACAGAGAAGCTGTGGGATCGGGATGCTCAAATTTTGTTCCAGTAATGATTTATTCCAATGATGAAACTTAATTATGCCATTTTTGCCCGGTAATACTTTGCAACCAGCACCACAACGTTACCGCCAAGACTTAGCTACGGCAAGAAAACTAAAAGTGATAGGATTCCGCTAACATCAACGCATACacttcctaatttttttaaatactcaaAATTTCCTTCAAAAGTAAGGCGACTCGAAACTTTACACCTACTTACTaggagtaggtatttattatcagtagtaaaattgtaataaaatgtgACGTTGGTTTTCGGCTTGCTACAGTTGCTTATGATTTGcaaataatcataataaaattatgataaaGATAAAATAGACAGAGATTTAAACAAAAGCAACGCTGATTGCTTTATTAGTTCCTTTTAACTTGTTAAATTCTCTCTCCCTCGtaatcctcattgctgagggtcgtgaccacgttacattaatcacataatggcatTGTTAACATGCTATTAATCAATAATCAATAATCGTTCGAGAAAGATTGAGTGAACCTGACGGTATTTTTAATCTTCTTTTCAAAAGATGTCGAAACGTTAACGTCATAGTTTGGTTGcagtgtaaaaataaaacaattttatcttGACCCGAAGTATTTGAGCCCAGGACATTCTGTCCTAGTCATAGGAgcctaatataatatattaaaatattgtcatTTTAAAACGCGTCATTTCTAAATATTTAGTCTTTCAAGGTCTGTACCAACTTTATTATTAAAcatttgtgtaattttttattatcgaTGTTAAAGCGATgctttaattaagtaagtacatttaCGATTGCGcttcattttgtttttgttgagTTAGGTCCATTGCTATCACACTGGACGGAAATCAAATTACGGACAAGTAGAACGCGCTGGTCAGACTGGTCTAAAAATGTCATTTCACTCTATTCCTTCACAACTAATGTTTCCATTTTTACAGCATCAtcattttttgattttatttttcctaTTGCTTCAGCTTCAGCTAAAGTGTCTGGCAGCTTCATACCTAGCGTCTCTGGTTGGGTAAATACCAATAGTGCTGACAGTAGGGCCATACCAGCGAACATGAATGATGGAGTCCCGTGCCAGTAGTCCTTCTGAAATATGCAAGTATATTGATATTTTGCCCAACTTTAAGAATTATTGTAATTCTTGAAGGTTATACTTACAAGTACTGGTGTAAGGGGTGCCGTGATGGATCCTATGCGACCAACCATAGAAGAAAAAGCAAGTAACGTATGCCTGAATTCTGTTGGATACAATTCTGAGGTAAACAAATATAGAGATGTCATCGCAGTTGAAACGCTAAACTTTCCcaacaaatatattataagtCGAAAAACGGTCATTTCTGAAATAAACAAAGACAATTTAATGAACAATAATTAAACTCTGCAAAAACTAATTAATCGTAAGTAGAAGCTTAGACCGTTCAATTTTACAGATGCTTCAAATGAATACGGATATACATGTTACACtttagatatattatattacgcTTCTATCGAAAATGTAAGGAACTTTGTTTAATCACAACGATATAACCGTATTGACCTTTATGATACTATGGGTATCATCAGTAGCTCACGTTTAAGATTTGTGCACGTGATAGGTACAtggaatttagttttttaaagcatatttatttaaactgtaacaaaaaaatcttacaatcttattattaaatatctttTAGTACATACCACTAGGAATAAAGACGAAGGCAATGTTGCATATAGCACATATTAAATAGCAAGATGATATGGTTGCTTTTCTACCAATTTTATCCAGGACCAAAACTGCTGTGTAAAATCCAGGTATTTCTACACCACATGTCAATATATAGTTTAAATGTATGGTGTCGGAGAGGCCAGTAGAGTTGATGGACAGTCCGTAGTAGACGAAGATGGCAGTGATCCACCAAATGGGCGTGGTGCATACTCTTCTCAGTAAAACTGGTGATCTTATTATAGTACGCACTAATCCAGGGCCTTCaaactaaaaaacaaaaaatatttttaatagtagtaaaacaaaataagatgcTAAAGTGTACaatgaaaaataacaaatataattattgataATTTGGTAATAATTGATATAGAAAAACGAATTAGCAAAAACTGTATCATTAAAAAGTCAATCAAATAGTAAAATTAACTTACTTTAGGAGCAGTGACAGAATTTTCTGATGACTTCAATAGAGTGCTCAAGGATTTATCACtgatatttgttttgtttaatcTTGCAACAGTCTGCAGTACATCTTTAGCTTCAGAGAACTTGTGTTTCGAAAGTAGCCATCGTAAGCTTTCAGAGAGCAACCAGTAATAAGATATTATCAACAAGCAAGGAATATTTAGTGCCATTAGCATGGAACGCCAAGGTGGTATCAGCCAGGCTACGCTGCCAAGAATTACCTGACCGAGACCGAATAGTGCTGATGATGTAGCACTTGTGACGACGCGATACTTTTGGCCAACTAGCTCTGtagctaaaaataaataaacctaataTTTAGCAAAGTTTAAATAAACAcgatagtaaaatataatataatattagtgatatTTACCAAAAATGTAAGCCGTACTATAAACTCCAGCCCCAAGAGTAGTTTGCAAAATTTGAAGTATCAGGTACATTGTGTAGTTGACGGAGAACGCGCGGATGAGACCAAAAATGCCCAGGTTAAGAACACTTATGACAAGGGCAAACCTTCGACCGAAGTGATCCGAAATATAGCCAGTTATAGGTAATACCAGCAGAGTACCTATACTATTTAAAGTTCCTGCGAGAGCCCGCAGCCAATCTTGACATGCAAGATCGAactaaaaaaatgcaaaattaatCAAGTATGAACTTTTAATAGAACAGTCGAAAATCTATACTGTCTATATTTATCATCATGGAGATACTAACTTCATATACAACTGTATTGTTATGGGAGTATACAAATCCTTCACAAGCAATGGTGTTTGAGTTATTAAATAGGGTGGCGGGACAATAACTCAAGGTTCCGTTACTTTGCACATCCAGCGGAGAATACCTCTGACAACCAGCAAATCCTTTATCAGTCTTTGGTATTGTGTTTATGATCCATTCAGGGTAGTAATCATGCGACTTGCCAATTTCCCCGCATTCTGGGATTCGACATCTAGAAAAATTTGTTTAGAATgactaaaattaaattgaaaacaacTACTATCATGCATTTTTATTAGCTTTACCTGACCAGTTCAGAGCTTACTGACGCACACATTCAAGTTTTGAATGactatcaaaagaaaaataaaaccgacttcaaaaaccacaaacactaaaaagtaaaaaaatattttttgtttagtgtgaagctcgcccgacttcatacctaggtacattacacgtatagctaaacaaaaattattttttactttttagtgtttgtggtttttgaagtcggttttatttttcttttgaattttttttattttacaatttttagtggccccactgtactataatattatgctatacccagctaaaaccctactgtttactaagctattacattgatcgcgagcaatttgctcttatccattgaggagttctgttctccatctccgaagatattcatcagatcttcaccaaatttatatgggaccacctgcacagtataccctttggaaaaaaaatcaaaatcgggcCTTTGAGTAaacggggaacatacattaaaaaaaaaatgattccgacgaattgagaacctcctccttttttgaagtcggttaaaaattaaaatgaaaacacACATCAAGCATTTTTATTAGCTTTACCTGACACACCGCTATAttatatgaatatatttttattcattcttttctttttagtaTTACCTGTGAGGTGTATCAGCTGCTGAGAAGACGTATTCGTTCGAGAAAGTAGCCATCACAATAGGTATAGCAACCAGAAGAATGTTGCGCAGTTGGAACCAACCGAACTGCCCCAACTCATTCGTCAAAACATCATCAAGGTCCAAAGGGTTTCCATCTTCTGTTGTCTTACCGTtgtctgtatttattttattatgtaattgtGTTTCCACATCACTTTTCTGATCTTTCAACATTTAGTTTAACGTGTTTCAATTCGATAAAGAATACGCTACCAGCTACGCGCACtactaaatatacatataaatattcaCGATTAATCTTAGTAATGAGAATGCCCATCTCCGTCTCGACCGTTAACCCGAGAACTTATCAATATTTATCAAATCGGAAGCAGTTTAACCGAGACTATGTTATTTTTGTGACTGTATCCACCTATaattgtttaacagggctctctccgttacttactccatacaatcgtatttctaatttcatttgaatattacgcaaccaaagtccatgaaattttgcttattttcttgacatattctagaaactaatatcggtGTTTTAGATTTGTGTGTTTGTAAAAGtatgttattaaaataacaCACTTTTCTTACTCGTAGTTTTTAAACACGAACAAaacgtaatttattattatgaaaagtgAGAATAGGCAcgaattaaaatgaaaaaaatgtttcaacaCTGGTCATTTTATTAATTCTTACAAGCTAAAAAACAACAATTTGCAGAAAAATTAATACTGTAATATAGATGATTAATAATTGCAGTCTATTCACATTACATTTATTACATTGTATTAATATTTTGCTCGTCAGTTATACACGACCCTTTATATCTATCCCATCTCTGTTTTCATCTTGTCGTTTGAGTATATATTTTCTGCATAACAGTTCTAACAGTGTCTTTTTCTGACAAAACAATCTGTGCCTAGTTGACACACCTTCGGAAATTGAATTGAACTAATAATATGAAACCCGAAAAATCTGAATTTCTCAAGATATTGTTACGTTCATTATATTGAGatccaaattatttatttattgatctgCTTTTAAAATGACTTTTTATTCTAAATCCTTTTTTATCGAGTTAAATACTTTTAATCCATTTATTGCATAATCTTTTAATGTTTTCAATATACATTAATATATCTggaaaattattgattttagtAACGACATATTTTTCGAGTAATCCTCTTATACTTTGCAAATCTTACTGATTCGAGTATACTCATAAATATTATCTTACTTATTAACGACAGATAATAGTTtcttaaaaattactttaattttCTACGACAGTCTTATTTACTTCACTATTTAACATAATAATGTTTtcacaaatttatttattaagtactacgatattataattttttatctttCAGCTTTTCACAGATTCGTCATTCGTCCTCACTGGCTTTCCTATAGCTTCGGCCTCGGCTAGAGTATCCGGCAGTCTCAAACCTAGCGTCTCTGGTTGGGTGAACACCAACAGTGCTGATACTATGGCCATACCGGCGAACATGAATGAGGGGATCCCATGCCAATAGTCCatctgaaataataaaatttgtcaCTTTGTGCTCtaaatttttaaatcaattactaatttttcttTTGACTTGTTCCACGTACATGCAAATGCATACGGCAAATTGCTCTTTcggtaaaaaaaccggccaagtgcgagtctgactcgcgcaccggggattccgtactcgggtatttttttcgacactttgcacgattaatcgaaaactattatgcataaaaataaataaaaatctgttttagaatgtacaggtaaagccatttcatatgatactacataaccacaaatttacggttttcggatttattcctttacttgtgctataagacctatctatctgccaaatttcatgattgacctagtcaacgggaagtaccctataccctagtttcttgacagacacgaccgacggacggacggacagacggacagacagacaacaaagtgatcctataagggttcttttttccttttgaggtacggaaccctaaaaagtataaaatcgaattgaataaaaaatatttttatttatctaattaattttttaaatttattgtatTACTTACAAGAACTGGAGTTAGGGGTGCAACTACCGACCCGATCCGACCAACCATGGAAGAGAAGGCGAGTAACGAATGCCTGAACTCTGTAGGATACAGTTCTGATGTGTACAAGTACATAGATGTCATCACAGTTGAAATGGTGAACTTCCCCAACAAGTATACTAGCAGCCGTGGAACCGTCAAATCTGAAGACAGACAAGCGCAGTATAGTGCATcatgatgatcaacccattgccggcccactactgagcacgggcctctTCCTGGCTCACTTCCTTtgtgccacgctggccaatgcggattggcacactttagaattcaaaaaaaaaaattcaaaattcaaaatgtttttattcaattagacttttacaagttctttcgaatcgtcaaaagcatctaccactggttcggaatgcctttcctaccgagaagaaccagcaagaaactcggcggttgctcttttcaaagatttgatatacaatattatgccatgtataaaagcaattgaagtcctgcgcattgctggagcgaatcgaagttcaaatccacgcttttttatcatttacataatcttcgatagtataatatgcttttctcaggagcatatttttaatagattttttgaacctgtgtaaaggcaagtccaaaattgactgaggaattttgttatagaagattatacccattcccacaaatgacttttggaccttcctgagacggagcgtaggagtcgcaagcctgttacggtgtctagtcagcctgttgtgtagatcgccaaccctcttgtaactaagaatattttgtcttacaaaaattatgttgttgtaaatatattgagaggctacggtaaggatacctatttccttaaatttttctcgaagtgaatcgcgtggttttaagttataaattgcgcgtattgcccttttctgtaatacaaaaattctcccaatatctgccgctctaccccatattaagattccataagacataatactatgaaaataagcaaaatatactatctttgcggtctccacgtcagttaattgtcgaatctttctaaccgcgtaagcagcagagcttagtttgccagcaagagttgatatatgggtgccccattgcagcttcgcatctaaggttatccccaaaaatgtagtagtctcttccattttcaaaatatcattatttatcattaaattaatgttacttgtgttcttggtattgggcagtgcgaattcaatacacttagttttttttgcatttaaaagtagattatttacagtaaaccagtgagttacctgagatatggcaccatttatatcgtcaaaattgtccttatttctatcgactttaaaaatcaaagacgtatcgtcagcaaatagtacgatatcgcaaatattttggactacatatggtaaatcgtttatgtatactaagaacatgaaaggacctagaatagagccttgaggaacacccattagtgaggctgatccggatgacttcacatcattcacacatactgtttgaatacgatcactaagataggacgcaatgagaccaagcgcagtgtctttgattccatagtggctcaatttaactaaaagagtctcgtgctcaacgcaatcaaatgccttggataaatcacagaaaataccaatggcattctgtgacccctcccacgcattgaatatatgctttaacagcattgcggccgcgtcggttgttgatcgacctttagtgaagccatactgttcagaatggagtagcttatttaaattgaaatgctgaagcagttggttgagcatgattttctcaaatatcttgctcagtgttggcaaaattgaaattggcctgtaattgtttgggtcacttttgctacccgatttaaaaagaggtatcaatttactacatttcatgagatctggaaaagcgcctgtatccacagactcattaaaaattaaggctagatatggcgcaataatatcaataatattgttaattatttttactgatattccccacagatctccggtttttttgctttgtaaagatttgaacactttaacaatgtcatatggagtaacgtattcaaacctaaacaacacaccgcattcagtgacattggccctgtaagcgccctctagttacttaagttattattatatatttaattacgctatcatacatacacacatacaaacactcacgcacacataaaattccatcctattacccgctctttcaccccgctcctgtcagttacctttgaaccggcgtttacgcacgtcgagtctgaaacccgctaactgcgtgacgcccgctgtacaaaacgccacgcgccgcttgtgtaaaaaactcatataacg
The window above is part of the Maniola jurtina chromosome 12, ilManJurt1.1, whole genome shotgun sequence genome. Proteins encoded here:
- the LOC123870270 gene encoding organic cation transporter protein-like, which translates into the protein MPKNHKDSDDENNSTGQNQDKESASSESEKPVNRDDLLRKELGEFGWFQLRYLLIITIPIMLNAARNDFILATAAIPHRCRIPECGENSKLLTYNPDWILNAVPETKSGFSSCNRYASIDFGTNGSLDYCPASLFDQTTVVSCKDFVYANDHSVVYDFDLGCNEWLRALAGTVGNIGLLLGLPLTGYISDRFGRKVALVCNIFLMGLVGVIRAFSTNYPMYMILQLIQAIFGSSIYPTAYVLATELIGPKYRYVSIAFSSIYALGQVLMGGVFWLIGSWRYANLSLYIPCLLMFVYYWLLSESIRWLLVKGRYAEARKIIETAARLNKKSISDKSMEALLKPQQHPLPRSGMKQAGVIRTVIRSPILLIRGFTTSVWFVAGTFIYYGLSINSTGLSDTMYLNYMLTSAMAIPGCFVGGFLLTKVGRKASLSSGFILCGLCNILFVVVPSDMFTLRLISYLLGKMAVTIAMASLYLYTSELYPTEYRHTFLAFSSTVGRLGGIAAPLTPPLTQYWHGLPSVMFGAMGFLAGAMVLTQPETLGAKLPDTLAEAEMLGKPNNRQNSEMEH
- the LOC123870268 gene encoding organic cation transporter protein-like, translating into MLKDQKSDVETQLHNKINTDNGKTTEDGNPLDLDDVLTNELGQFGWFQLRNILLVAIPIVMATFSNEYVFSAADTPHRCRIPECGEIGKSHDYYPEWIINTIPKTDKGFAGCQRYSPLDVQSNGTLSYCPATLFNNSNTIACEGFVYSHNNTVVYEFDLACQDWLRALAGTLNSIGTLLVLPITGYISDHFGRRFALVISVLNLGIFGLIRAFSVNYTMYLILQILQTTLGAGVYSTAYIFATELVGQKYRVVTSATSSALFGLGQVILGSVAWLIPPWRSMLMALNIPCLLIISYYWLLSESLRWLLSKHKFSEAKDVLQTVARLNKTNISDKSLSTLLKSSENSVTAPKFEGPGLVRTIIRSPVLLRRVCTTPIWWITAIFVYYGLSINSTGLSDTIHLNYILTCGVEIPGFYTAVLVLDKIGRKATISSCYLICAICNIAFVFIPSEMTVFRLIIYLLGKFSVSTAMTSLYLFTSELYPTEFRHTLLAFSSMVGRIGSITAPLTPVLKDYWHGTPSFMFAGMALLSALLVFTQPETLGMKLPDTLAEAEAIGKIKSKNDDAVKMETLVVKE